Proteins found in one Chloracidobacterium sp. genomic segment:
- a CDS encoding carboxypeptidase regulatory-like domain-containing protein produces MRANRLFRNVAIIASFALFSLTAFSQGTTSRITGVVADTSGAAVAGASVTIKRQGAGNTFTTQTNSNGAYVFDLIQPGAYDLTVEKAGFKKFVSTGNTALINQPSTINVALEVGDVSATVTVTGTAEVVQTSTSGNIGSTVEQRTLESLPIVGTRGRNPLDLLNFQPGVVFGGNTGGAVNVHGSRDRAFNFTLDGIDINESSAGGSNFTPLRPNPDSVQEFQIVTSNFTAELGRSSGAQVTLVTRSGTNEFHGNLFEYYQTPRFNAKSYPITIAGLPKEQFVQHIFGGSFGGPVPTFGFGEETSLKSLLKD; encoded by the coding sequence ATGAGAGCAAATCGGCTTTTTCGCAATGTCGCAATAATAGCGTCATTTGCGTTATTTTCGTTGACGGCCTTTTCACAGGGCACAACGTCGCGTATCACAGGCGTGGTTGCTGACACATCCGGGGCCGCCGTGGCCGGAGCATCGGTTACCATAAAACGGCAAGGTGCAGGGAATACATTTACGACGCAGACCAACAGCAACGGTGCGTATGTATTTGACCTTATCCAACCCGGAGCATATGACTTAACGGTTGAAAAAGCAGGCTTCAAAAAGTTTGTTTCTACCGGAAACACGGCCTTGATCAATCAGCCATCGACCATCAATGTGGCGCTTGAGGTCGGTGACGTATCGGCAACCGTGACCGTTACCGGCACGGCCGAAGTTGTTCAAACGAGTACGTCGGGTAATATCGGCAGCACCGTTGAGCAACGGACGCTTGAGAGTTTGCCGATCGTCGGTACCCGCGGACGCAATCCGCTGGACCTTCTCAATTTCCAACCCGGAGTGGTGTTTGGCGGCAATACGGGCGGAGCGGTTAACGTTCACGGCTCGCGTGACCGTGCGTTTAACTTTACGCTTGACGGCATCGACATTAACGAATCGAGTGCCGGCGGTTCCAATTTCACACCGCTTCGGCCAAATCCGGATTCAGTACAAGAATTTCAGATCGTAACAAGTAACTTTACGGCCGAACTCGGCCGCAGCAGCGGAGCTCAGGTGACGCTCGTGACCCGTTCCGGTACGAATGAATTCCACGGCAATCTGTTTGAGTATTATCAAACACCTCGGTTTAATGCAAAATCATATCCGATCACGATCGCCGGCCTTCCAAAGGAACAATTTGTTCAACACATTTTCGGCGGCAGCTTCGGCGGCCCGGTGCCGACATTTGGATTTGGCGAAGAAACATCATTAAAGAGCCTGCTCAAGGATTGA
- a CDS encoding VWA domain-containing protein produces the protein MKIRSFVAVLIAAFVGLFSVAAASAQGVIIPIVCDIRPCRPIPRPMPQPLPNALPVKSIELDTKINGQVATTHVVQIFRNDTQYTLEGTYFFPIPETASVIEFAIWENGKKLVGEVRSREEARRIYDEIVRRQRDPGLLEYAGKNLFQASIFPIPPYSDKKLELTYSEILKAESGTVSYRYPLGTGRNVWANRTPLPMEDVISRQPLGAPAQRFGTVSGKIEIVGKDEIRNIYSPSHQIDIKRKGETSASVSFESKGNDTDFQLFFGLSNNDFGMSLVTYREPGKDGYFLLMLSPKDGLSDRELVNKDIVFVLDTSGSMAEEGKMEKARKALLFGIRTLRDGDRFNIVNFAGEEHLMERGLIDANAQGRKRGEDFIGKLNPSGGTNINDSLIASLKLFDNSDRPKMLVFMTDGLPTVGETNVDKIISNLKSSKNVDVRIFPFGFGYDVNTTLLDRLGSENSGISDYVQPKEDLEVKVSNFFSRVSSPVLSNLEMDFGPLLTEYTYPRKLTDLFRGGQMTIVGRYKNSNDLRNITLKLTGKAGKETKTFSYTNLDFPNRADENNFLPRLWASRRVGWLLEQIRAIGETKETKDEVVDLGTRYGLVTPYTSYLATDGSLSNIRAGMTMDSARAMPAAKAMQDRSGARAVQLSVQQNNMQSNMSVVADEKKEASEQILIRNTVTNQFVANKNFTSQDSVWIDADYSESARLPEISVKFASDEYFRLVSVETGLAPYLSLGDRVIVVWKGKVYRVTK, from the coding sequence ATGAAAATCAGAAGCTTTGTCGCTGTCTTGATCGCTGCATTTGTTGGTTTGTTTTCAGTTGCCGCCGCGTCCGCTCAGGGCGTTATTATTCCCATAGTTTGCGATATTCGCCCGTGCCGCCCGATACCTCGGCCGATGCCGCAGCCTTTGCCAAACGCATTACCGGTCAAATCTATCGAGCTTGATACTAAGATCAACGGCCAGGTTGCAACGACGCACGTAGTGCAGATATTTCGCAATGACACGCAGTACACGCTCGAGGGCACATACTTTTTCCCAATACCCGAAACTGCGTCTGTAATCGAATTTGCAATTTGGGAAAACGGGAAAAAGCTCGTCGGCGAAGTTCGTTCACGGGAAGAGGCTAGACGCATTTACGACGAGATCGTTCGCCGCCAACGCGATCCCGGACTGCTCGAATATGCCGGCAAGAACCTATTTCAGGCGTCGATATTCCCCATTCCGCCATACTCCGACAAAAAGCTTGAGCTGACTTATTCTGAAATACTGAAAGCCGAGTCCGGGACTGTCTCATATCGATATCCGCTGGGCACGGGCCGCAATGTCTGGGCAAATCGCACGCCGTTGCCGATGGAGGATGTTATCTCCAGGCAGCCGTTGGGCGCACCCGCACAGCGTTTCGGAACCGTTTCCGGCAAGATCGAAATTGTCGGCAAAGACGAGATTCGTAATATTTATTCACCGTCGCATCAGATCGATATTAAGCGAAAAGGGGAGACATCGGCGTCAGTCTCGTTCGAGTCCAAGGGGAATGATACTGATTTCCAACTTTTTTTTGGGCTCTCGAACAATGATTTTGGAATGTCGCTCGTTACCTATCGCGAACCGGGTAAGGACGGCTATTTTCTCTTGATGCTTTCACCAAAGGACGGACTTTCTGACAGGGAATTGGTCAACAAAGATATCGTCTTTGTACTCGACACTTCGGGGTCAATGGCCGAGGAAGGCAAAATGGAAAAGGCCCGCAAGGCGTTATTGTTCGGGATCAGGACGCTACGCGACGGTGATCGATTTAATATCGTAAATTTTGCCGGCGAAGAACATTTGATGGAACGGGGCTTGATCGACGCAAATGCTCAAGGCAGAAAGCGTGGCGAGGATTTTATCGGGAAGTTGAACCCGAGCGGCGGCACAAACATCAATGATTCGCTGATCGCCTCGCTCAAACTATTTGATAATAGCGACCGGCCGAAGATGCTCGTATTTATGACCGATGGGCTGCCAACTGTAGGCGAGACCAATGTCGACAAGATAATCTCCAACTTAAAGAGCTCGAAGAATGTCGATGTGCGAATCTTCCCATTCGGCTTTGGCTATGACGTTAATACGACACTTCTGGATCGGCTTGGCTCCGAAAATTCAGGCATTTCCGATTATGTGCAGCCCAAAGAGGATCTTGAGGTCAAAGTGTCTAATTTCTTTTCGCGTGTGAGTTCGCCGGTTTTGTCGAATCTTGAAATGGATTTTGGGCCGCTACTCACCGAATACACCTATCCGCGGAAACTCACCGATTTGTTTCGCGGCGGCCAGATGACGATCGTTGGGCGTTATAAGAACTCCAATGACCTAAGGAATATTACGCTGAAGTTGACCGGTAAGGCCGGCAAGGAAACCAAGACGTTTAGCTACACAAACCTCGATTTTCCAAATCGAGCTGACGAAAACAATTTTTTGCCGCGATTGTGGGCAAGCCGTCGAGTGGGCTGGCTTTTGGAGCAGATCAGAGCTATCGGCGAGACAAAAGAGACCAAGGACGAAGTTGTCGACCTCGGCACGCGCTATGGTCTTGTGACGCCATACACGTCTTATCTGGCGACCGACGGTTCGTTGTCAAATATTCGTGCCGGAATGACGATGGACTCTGCCCGTGCAATGCCGGCGGCCAAGGCGATGCAAGACAGGAGCGGTGCACGTGCCGTTCAACTTAGCGTTCAGCAAAATAATATGCAGTCAAATATGAGCGTTGTCGCTGATGAGAAAAAGGAAGCCAGCGAGCAGATATTGATCCGAAATACTGTCACCAACCAATTTGTCGCTAACAAGAACTTTACGAGTCAGGATAGCGTTTGGATCGACGCTGACTATTCAGAGTCGGCAAGGTTGCCGGAGATTTCCGTCAAGTTTGCGAGTGATGAGTATTTCCGTCTCGTGTCGGTCGAAACGGGGCTCGCACCGTATCTGTCGCTCGGCGATAGGGTGATCGTTGTCTGGAAAGGCAAGGTTTACCGCGTGACTAAATGA
- a CDS encoding ATP-binding cassette domain-containing protein, translated as MPLRINQLSKRYGNNWALRDIDLDVDDGRIFGIFGGTASGKTSLLRCIAGNESLNGGTVTTGGASVYLAPEKKDGGIASIFGKRSSGSSSGQAKVSEFERTLDSDSQILLLDDPFVGIDEDLRGKLIERLRQKAASGKTIIFASTDFQQVAELCEKMLVLVGGNCGQTGFTQDIYENPETSGVAAIVGRNNLFKARRLSSTNAEAPEFYSIEGEHRIFAQPTEKRRIGAINQTVTLAIRPEHISITFGASFPEDNLLKAVVTGIRFLGDTTLIDLDANGLRLSARVFRVVGLNIGEECMIGMPPHRILVLKD; from the coding sequence ATGCCCCTTCGAATCAACCAACTCTCGAAACGATACGGAAACAATTGGGCCCTTCGCGACATCGACCTCGATGTCGATGACGGCCGGATCTTTGGGATATTTGGCGGCACCGCGTCCGGAAAAACATCGCTTTTACGATGCATCGCGGGAAACGAGTCGTTAAATGGCGGCACCGTCACCACCGGTGGGGCGTCGGTCTATCTTGCACCGGAAAAAAAGGACGGCGGGATCGCATCCATATTTGGAAAGCGTTCGAGCGGATCGTCTTCAGGACAGGCGAAGGTAAGCGAATTTGAACGCACACTAGATAGTGATTCTCAGATATTGCTTTTGGACGATCCGTTCGTAGGAATTGACGAAGACCTACGCGGGAAGTTGATCGAGCGACTCCGACAAAAGGCGGCCTCAGGCAAGACGATCATTTTCGCTTCAACCGATTTTCAGCAGGTCGCAGAGCTTTGCGAAAAGATGCTTGTATTGGTCGGCGGCAATTGCGGACAGACGGGCTTCACTCAAGATATCTACGAGAATCCGGAAACCAGCGGTGTTGCCGCGATCGTAGGGCGAAACAACCTTTTCAAAGCGAGACGCCTGTCATCGACCAACGCAGAGGCTCCTGAATTCTATTCGATCGAAGGTGAGCATCGCATTTTTGCCCAACCGACCGAAAAGCGTCGAATCGGCGCAATTAATCAAACTGTTACACTTGCGATACGGCCCGAGCACATCTCAATAACATTTGGAGCATCGTTTCCCGAGGACAATCTCTTAAAGGCAGTTGTCACCGGCATTCGATTTCTTGGCGATACCACATTGATCGACCTTGATGCCAACGGCCTGCGGCTTTCGGCACGAGTCTTTAGGGTCGTTGGACTCAATATCGGCGAAGAATGTATGATCGGTATGCCCCCGCATCGAATACTCGTCCTAAAAGACTGA
- a CDS encoding OmpA family protein: protein MNKYSIATFALISLLILCTSAFVYGQVDVPRRTTAVTYPLDEPVMVQFRGTTRFPRMKGEAKVKRTSRNGTQVELSVSKMPRPFELGAGYATYVVWAISPDGSIDNLGEIKRRGFFEFDSKISVTTPLQTFALIITAEPHFLVRRPSQEIMMENLSPYTTTGKVIGTTPAVQYFGNSSDYFRDSRTPEIAEMDYAKTPSTVLQAKQAIALAKFAGAERDAAEELREAETLYQNADAAWKAGRDAESVDIAARKSISASVKAETTAQVRKDAREKRNEKSRSDAEARRAEEKFVDSQNQIDDLRAELARETRSRELAERDSANYLTQLKEARDENGKLREELGRVRLDAENARAKLAAAENEKVAAQSKVDREAKLARIRAAEGELINSLKRFGQVARVDDSIVLVLPENLWAGARSSSLAMQADGKLTSIAEILANNPDYFIAIESHTDSAGDPTALQTLTDSRAKIVSDKITSIGVDQTRVRARGFAAAIPLVPNITAVNKAKNRRMHIILTLPTE from the coding sequence ATGAATAAATACTCGATCGCGACATTTGCATTAATTTCCTTGCTCATCCTTTGTACGTCGGCATTTGTATATGGCCAGGTCGATGTACCGCGGCGAACAACTGCCGTAACCTATCCGCTGGACGAACCGGTGATGGTCCAGTTTCGCGGTACGACGAGATTTCCGAGAATGAAGGGCGAGGCCAAGGTCAAGAGAACAAGCCGAAACGGTACACAGGTCGAACTCTCAGTGTCTAAAATGCCCCGACCGTTTGAGCTTGGAGCAGGATATGCGACCTACGTTGTATGGGCTATATCGCCGGATGGTTCGATCGATAATCTAGGTGAGATCAAGCGTCGTGGCTTTTTCGAATTTGATTCGAAGATAAGTGTAACGACACCGCTACAGACATTTGCCTTGATCATCACGGCTGAACCACATTTCCTCGTGCGGCGTCCGAGCCAGGAGATAATGATGGAAAATCTCAGTCCGTACACGACTACCGGCAAGGTGATCGGCACTACACCGGCGGTCCAGTATTTCGGCAACTCGAGTGATTATTTTCGCGATTCCCGAACACCCGAGATCGCGGAGATGGATTACGCAAAGACACCGTCGACGGTGTTGCAGGCCAAGCAGGCGATCGCATTGGCAAAGTTTGCGGGAGCCGAACGTGATGCGGCCGAGGAACTGCGCGAGGCGGAGACTCTTTATCAAAACGCCGACGCTGCCTGGAAAGCCGGTCGTGACGCAGAGTCGGTCGACATCGCCGCCCGCAAATCGATAAGTGCGTCAGTCAAAGCCGAGACAACGGCACAGGTGCGAAAGGATGCACGCGAAAAGCGTAATGAAAAATCACGGTCCGACGCCGAGGCTCGGCGTGCGGAGGAGAAGTTTGTCGACTCACAAAATCAGATCGACGACCTGCGGGCGGAATTGGCTCGTGAGACGCGCAGCCGCGAACTTGCAGAACGCGATTCGGCTAACTATCTCACTCAGCTAAAGGAAGCTCGCGATGAGAACGGCAAACTCCGCGAAGAACTGGGCCGAGTACGCCTCGATGCCGAAAATGCCAGAGCCAAACTCGCGGCCGCCGAAAATGAAAAGGTCGCCGCCCAGTCCAAAGTGGATCGCGAAGCTAAGCTCGCCAGGATCCGCGCCGCCGAGGGCGAATTGATCAATTCGTTAAAGAGATTTGGACAGGTGGCTCGCGTCGATGACTCGATCGTTCTGGTTCTGCCTGAGAATCTGTGGGCAGGTGCAAGGTCGAGTTCCCTGGCAATGCAAGCAGATGGAAAATTGACATCGATCGCCGAGATACTTGCAAATAATCCGGACTATTTCATCGCCATCGAATCTCACACGGATAGCGCGGGCGATCCGACTGCTCTTCAAACGCTCACCGACTCACGGGCGAAGATCGTCTCCGACAAGATAACGTCGATCGGCGTCGATCAGACCCGCGTCCGGGCACGCGGTTTTGCCGCAGCGATCCCGCTTGTGCCCAATATTACCGCGGTCAATAAAGCTAAGAATCGCAGAATGCACATCATTCTGACGCTACCAACTGAATAA
- a CDS encoding ATP-binding cassette domain-containing protein has protein sequence MEDLKRLLRYVRPHWFIFVMALIAMVLVAVFETATGALLVPIFDQFLPSQGKGADTIFDLNSLIPKDDWLRAWIVISSLLFSFTICKGIAEYFSSYLMAKIGQTAILSLRQELYDHLLNQSASFFEKHRTNFLVSRLIVNCAAIELAVSANLRDVLRESFMLICFISAAFYFNWRLMLGAMLLGPVIGLLTSQFSRRLRALSHEAVEGNKSLTDTAQEAIANQQIVKAYVAEDRENRRFTKMARVISSANLRGFRIAAISPPTIDIIGVIALVVLFYFGLREINANRMESAQFFGFLFFLFRSYDPMRKISRQHNEISKAFASARDVWNILDEQDRMPEKPNAADLPILSDAIRLNGVSFKYRNSDRQILENIVLEIPKGSMIALVGESGGGKSSLIKLIQRLYDPTSGSITWDGIDLRDARIVSLKRMIALVTQETVLFNDTVAYNISYGKPDATQQEIENAARVAFAHEFIEQMPDGYDTQVGERGTMLSGGQRQRIAIARAVLVNAPVLILDEATSALDTESERLVQRALGNLTHDKTSIVIAHRLSTIQRADRIVVMERGRVVESGTHSELLAASGRYKTLYEIQFASEVQLDPETEINL, from the coding sequence ATGGAAGACCTGAAACGACTACTCCGATACGTCCGCCCGCACTGGTTCATCTTCGTGATGGCTCTGATTGCGATGGTATTGGTCGCCGTGTTTGAGACCGCGACCGGTGCGTTACTGGTGCCGATCTTTGACCAATTTTTACCGAGCCAGGGCAAAGGAGCTGACACGATCTTTGACCTGAATAGCCTAATACCAAAAGACGACTGGCTGCGGGCTTGGATCGTAATTTCGAGTCTTCTATTCAGTTTCACTATCTGCAAGGGTATCGCTGAATATTTTTCGTCGTACCTGATGGCAAAGATCGGGCAAACCGCGATACTCAGTTTGCGTCAGGAACTCTATGATCACCTATTGAACCAATCTGCATCATTTTTTGAAAAGCATAGAACCAATTTTTTGGTTTCGCGATTGATCGTAAATTGTGCCGCTATCGAACTTGCTGTATCCGCGAATCTCCGCGACGTGCTTCGCGAGTCATTTATGCTGATCTGTTTCATTTCGGCCGCGTTTTACTTCAATTGGCGCCTGATGCTCGGGGCGATGTTGCTCGGGCCGGTGATCGGGCTTTTGACCTCGCAGTTCAGTCGGAGACTCAGGGCACTTTCACACGAGGCCGTCGAGGGCAACAAATCGCTAACTGACACCGCTCAGGAGGCGATCGCCAATCAACAGATCGTCAAGGCTTACGTTGCTGAGGATCGGGAAAACCGCCGCTTTACTAAAATGGCCCGCGTTATCTCGAGTGCCAATCTTCGTGGATTTAGGATCGCGGCTATTTCGCCGCCGACCATAGACATTATAGGTGTCATCGCTCTTGTCGTCCTGTTCTATTTCGGCTTGCGTGAGATCAATGCAAACCGTATGGAATCGGCTCAGTTCTTTGGGTTCCTCTTTTTCTTATTTCGAAGCTACGACCCGATGCGCAAGATCTCAAGGCAGCACAATGAGATATCAAAGGCGTTCGCATCGGCTCGCGACGTCTGGAACATACTCGATGAGCAGGATCGGATGCCCGAAAAGCCGAATGCTGCCGATCTGCCGATACTTTCGGATGCCATCCGATTGAACGGCGTTTCGTTTAAGTATCGCAATAGCGATAGACAGATACTTGAGAACATCGTTCTCGAGATCCCAAAGGGTTCGATGATCGCCCTGGTCGGCGAGAGCGGCGGCGGCAAATCGAGTTTGATCAAGCTGATCCAGCGACTTTACGACCCGACAAGCGGCTCGATCACCTGGGACGGAATCGACTTGCGGGACGCTCGGATCGTCAGTCTCAAGCGTATGATCGCTCTCGTAACGCAGGAGACTGTTTTGTTTAACGATACGGTCGCCTACAATATTTCCTACGGTAAACCGGACGCAACCCAGCAGGAGATCGAAAATGCCGCCCGCGTTGCGTTCGCACACGAGTTTATCGAACAGATGCCGGACGGTTACGACACGCAGGTCGGCGAACGCGGGACGATGCTGTCCGGTGGTCAACGACAGCGCATCGCCATCGCACGAGCAGTGTTGGTAAACGCCCCGGTTTTGATCCTTGACGAAGCGACCTCAGCACTCGACACCGAGAGCGAGCGACTGGTCCAACGGGCACTAGGCAATCTGACGCACGATAAAACGTCGATCGTTATTGCTCATCGCCTCTCAACCATCCAGCGGGCTGACCGGATCGTCGTGATGGAACGAGGGCGGGTCGTCGAAAGCGGGACGCACAGCGAACTGCTTGCGGCGAGCGGACGATATAAGACCCTATACGAAATACAGTTTGCTTCCGAGGTGCAGCTTGACCCGGAAACCGAGATAAATTTATGA
- a CDS encoding YicC family protein, producing the protein MRSMTGFGRATAAGDNFSITVELKTVNNRFLDVNLRLSSEVQSLETAIKRTIGNRLSRGRVDVNLQYERNNEVSYEINRPMITGYLAAMRSMKDEFDLAGEPDLNVIARLPNVVVPSKEEAGPEFFTAIETVLADALDDLEKMREAEGASLADELSSRLTGIESRLPAIEAESAKVGAEYHERLLKRMNDMLSKTASQFDIDQGRLAQEVAYLADRADISEEITRLRTHIEHFRTIMSDDKDVGKRLDFLTQELNREANTITSKTNNMVVKENALAIKSEIEKIREQVQNIE; encoded by the coding sequence ATGAGATCAATGACAGGTTTTGGCCGTGCTACCGCAGCCGGCGATAATTTCTCGATCACCGTCGAACTCAAAACCGTAAACAACCGGTTTTTGGACGTGAATTTACGGCTTTCGAGCGAAGTGCAATCGCTCGAAACGGCGATCAAACGGACGATCGGCAACCGACTGTCGCGAGGACGTGTTGACGTAAATCTTCAATACGAACGCAACAACGAGGTCAGCTATGAGATCAATCGACCAATGATCACGGGCTATCTAGCGGCGATGAGGTCGATGAAGGACGAATTTGACCTGGCCGGCGAACCCGACCTGAACGTAATCGCTCGCCTCCCCAATGTGGTTGTCCCGAGCAAGGAAGAAGCCGGGCCGGAGTTTTTCACAGCTATCGAAACAGTCCTGGCCGACGCTCTCGACGATCTGGAAAAAATGCGTGAGGCGGAGGGTGCGTCCCTCGCTGACGAACTTAGCTCAAGACTCACCGGTATCGAATCGCGCTTGCCGGCCATCGAGGCGGAGTCCGCCAAGGTCGGAGCTGAGTACCACGAGCGGCTGCTCAAGCGAATGAACGATATGCTGTCCAAAACGGCGTCGCAGTTCGATATCGATCAGGGACGTCTCGCTCAGGAAGTAGCATATCTTGCGGACCGTGCAGATATCTCGGAGGAGATCACACGACTTCGGACGCACATTGAGCATTTTCGAACGATAATGTCCGACGATAAGGATGTCGGCAAAAGGCTCGATTTCCTGACGCAGGAACTCAACCGCGAAGCAAATACCATCACTTCAAAGACCAATAATATGGTCGTCAAAGAAAATGCACTTGCCATCAAAAGCGAAATTGAGAAAATTCGTGAACAGGTGCAAAATATTGAGTAG
- the gmk gene encoding guanylate kinase — MLGRFIIISSPSGGGKGTLIKEVRGIMPELGYSVSYTTRSQRFGEEDGREYHFVSRDEFRDLIEKGEFLEYAEVHGNLYGTSMRASEKVFQTGKDLIVEVDVQGAVQIMEKLGGESISIFILPPSFEVLKARLTSRATEDQAELQTRLRNSFDEVLQYSRFKYVVVNEELPAATRQIASIIMAERHLRDRQSVSIQVILDSFDASRRQFR, encoded by the coding sequence ATGCTAGGCCGATTTATCATCATCAGTTCACCATCCGGAGGCGGCAAGGGCACGCTCATCAAAGAGGTGCGTGGCATTATGCCCGAACTCGGATATTCAGTTTCTTACACGACCCGCTCGCAGCGTTTTGGCGAGGAAGACGGCCGTGAATACCACTTTGTCTCGCGGGATGAATTCCGGGACCTGATTGAAAAAGGCGAGTTTCTGGAGTATGCGGAGGTTCACGGTAATCTTTACGGAACTTCGATGCGAGCGAGCGAAAAGGTCTTCCAGACCGGAAAAGATCTGATCGTTGAGGTGGACGTGCAAGGTGCCGTCCAGATAATGGAAAAACTCGGCGGCGAGAGCATCAGCATCTTTATCTTGCCGCCATCATTTGAAGTATTAAAGGCACGCTTGACGTCCCGTGCAACCGAAGATCAGGCCGAACTCCAGACACGTCTGCGAAACTCATTTGACGAGGTCTTGCAATATTCACGCTTTAAGTATGTGGTCGTGAATGAAGAACTGCCGGCTGCAACACGGCAGATCGCTTCGATCATTATGGCCGAACGACATTTGCGTGATAGACAAAGCGTATCGATTCAGGTTATCCTTGATAGTTTCGATGCCTCTAGGCGTCAATTTCGTTGA
- the rpoZ gene encoding DNA-directed RNA polymerase subunit omega: MAEETLIETEESEDVVETIDPPVIDSKYRMIILAAQRSKQLQRGANSRTDVDIRKTKPTRVALKEISERRINFTFTDQNDAPTQGDS; this comes from the coding sequence ATGGCTGAAGAAACCTTGATCGAAACCGAAGAAAGCGAAGATGTTGTCGAGACAATTGACCCGCCTGTGATCGATTCGAAATATCGAATGATCATACTGGCGGCTCAGCGTAGCAAACAGCTACAGCGTGGTGCAAATTCGCGCACTGATGTCGACATACGCAAGACTAAACCGACCAGAGTCGCATTGAAAGAGATCAGCGAACGCCGCATCAATTTCACATTCACCGACCAGAATGACGCCCCGACACAGGGCGATTCGTAA